One window of Flavobacteriales bacterium genomic DNA carries:
- a CDS encoding 4-hydroxy-tetrahydrodipicolinate synthase, translating into MDNRFQGLGVALITPFRANGAIDHAALAKVIEHQITGGIDFLVVMGTTGESATISTEEKKQLLAQVIEVVHDRVPIVLGIGGNNTAEVIEQFQAFDMDGVDAILSVSPYYNKPTQEGIYQHYKALAQVSLRPIILYNVPGRTMSNITAETTLRLARDFKNIIAIKEASGNLDQVGLILKHRPKDFLVISGDDALTLPMLAMGGDGVISVVGNGLPEEFGRLVHSAMKGDFGTARKEHLKLIELITLLFVEGNPGGIKEVLKSLGLCDVHMRLPLVPVSEGTAKKIHQALADAEVVKL; encoded by the coding sequence ATGGACAACCGTTTTCAAGGCCTCGGCGTGGCTCTCATCACGCCCTTCCGCGCCAATGGCGCCATCGACCATGCCGCATTGGCCAAGGTGATCGAACATCAGATCACCGGCGGCATCGATTTTCTCGTGGTGATGGGCACCACCGGCGAAAGTGCCACCATATCCACCGAAGAGAAGAAGCAATTGCTGGCACAGGTGATCGAGGTGGTGCACGACCGCGTGCCCATCGTGCTCGGCATCGGGGGCAACAACACCGCCGAGGTCATCGAGCAGTTCCAAGCTTTCGACATGGACGGCGTGGACGCGATCCTCAGCGTCAGCCCGTACTACAACAAGCCCACGCAGGAAGGCATCTACCAACACTACAAGGCGCTGGCGCAGGTCAGCCTGCGTCCGATCATCCTCTACAACGTGCCGGGCCGCACCATGAGCAACATCACGGCCGAGACCACCTTGCGCCTCGCCCGCGACTTCAAGAACATCATCGCCATCAAGGAGGCCAGCGGGAACCTCGATCAAGTGGGCCTGATCCTGAAGCACCGCCCCAAGGATTTCTTGGTCATCAGCGGCGATGATGCGCTTACGCTCCCGATGCTCGCCATGGGTGGAGACGGCGTGATCAGCGTGGTCGGCAATGGCCTTCCTGAGGAATTTGGACGCTTGGTCCATTCTGCCATGAAAGGTGACTTCGGGACCGCCCGCAAGGAGCATCTCAAGCTCATTGAACTCATCACCCTGCTCTTCGTGGAAGGCAATCCCGGCGGTATCAAAGAGGTGCTGAAGTCCCTCGGCCTCTGCGACGTTCACATGCGGCTCCCGCTGGTACCCGTGAGCGAAGGCACGGCCAAGAAGATCCATCAAGCCTTGGCGGATGCTGAGGTGGTGAAGCTTTGA
- the ligA gene encoding NAD-dependent DNA ligase LigA, which translates to MDREQAAKRIAELSTELERHNHLYYVEVKPVISDRDFDLLMKELEALEAQWPQLASPNSPTQRVGGDITKEFATVPHRWPMLSLSNSYSREEVEEFVQRIVKEYGKVTFTMELKYDGVAISLTYRNGELVRGLTRGDGEKGDDITANVRTVRSIPLRLRGNPPAELEARGEILMGRKAFEQLNRQREEEGEELFANPRNTTAGTLKLQDPKIVAKRGLQNFIYTLQAEELPTRSQYDNIMQCREWGFRTPDHAKRFIEQTDTLEGIMDFIAHWDKARYDLDIAMDGVVIKVDNIDLQEELGLRAKSPRWAIAYKFQAEQKFTRLNGVEFNVGRTGAVTPVALLEPVELAGTTVKRASIHNADQIAKLDLHIGDMVQVEKGGEIIPKITAVDIARRAPGAVPVSYPALCPACGTALVRDEGEAQHYCPNEHACPPQIMRRIEHFVSRKAMDIDGLGGETVEALFRADLIHNVADLYDLKQEHLLDLGKGWGERSTQLIVDGIAASRTVPFERVLFALGIRHVGETVAKKIARAVGSIDRLADMTSEELTAVDEVGTVVAASILDFFSAEGNRAIIQRLREAGLELAMDITAARPQGDRLKGSSFVVSGVFETFTRDGIKEAIEENGGKVSGSISKKTSFVVAGADMGPAKRAKAEELGVKVIDEVEFKRMIEA; encoded by the coding sequence ATGGACCGCGAACAGGCCGCGAAACGCATTGCTGAGCTCAGCACTGAATTGGAGCGTCATAACCATCTGTACTACGTGGAGGTTAAGCCGGTGATCTCGGATCGCGACTTCGATCTCTTGATGAAAGAGTTGGAAGCCCTGGAAGCCCAATGGCCGCAGCTCGCTTCCCCCAACAGCCCCACCCAGCGCGTAGGCGGCGACATCACCAAGGAATTTGCCACGGTGCCGCACCGCTGGCCCATGCTCTCCCTCAGCAACAGCTACAGCCGGGAGGAGGTGGAGGAGTTCGTGCAGCGGATCGTGAAGGAGTACGGTAAGGTCACTTTCACCATGGAGCTGAAGTACGACGGTGTGGCCATCAGCCTCACCTACCGGAACGGCGAACTCGTGCGCGGCCTCACCCGAGGCGACGGGGAAAAGGGTGACGACATCACCGCGAACGTCCGCACCGTGCGCTCGATCCCGTTGCGCCTGCGCGGCAACCCGCCTGCCGAACTGGAAGCGCGCGGCGAGATCCTCATGGGCCGGAAGGCATTCGAGCAACTGAACAGGCAACGGGAGGAGGAAGGAGAAGAGCTCTTCGCCAACCCGCGCAACACCACCGCCGGTACGTTGAAACTGCAAGATCCGAAGATCGTGGCCAAGCGCGGGCTTCAGAACTTCATTTACACCCTCCAAGCCGAGGAATTGCCCACGCGCAGCCAGTACGACAACATCATGCAATGCCGCGAATGGGGTTTCCGCACGCCCGACCATGCGAAGCGTTTCATTGAGCAGACCGATACGCTTGAGGGCATCATGGACTTCATCGCACACTGGGACAAGGCGCGGTATGATCTGGATATCGCAATGGACGGTGTGGTCATCAAGGTGGACAACATTGACCTGCAGGAGGAACTGGGCCTGCGCGCCAAAAGCCCGCGCTGGGCCATCGCCTACAAATTCCAGGCGGAACAGAAATTCACCCGGCTCAACGGCGTGGAGTTCAACGTGGGCCGCACCGGGGCGGTCACCCCCGTGGCCCTGCTGGAGCCCGTGGAACTCGCGGGCACCACCGTGAAGCGCGCCAGCATCCACAACGCTGACCAGATCGCCAAGCTGGACCTCCACATCGGCGACATGGTGCAGGTGGAGAAAGGCGGCGAGATCATCCCCAAGATCACCGCCGTGGACATCGCTCGTCGCGCGCCCGGTGCCGTTCCTGTGAGCTATCCCGCATTATGCCCCGCATGCGGCACCGCCCTCGTCCGCGATGAAGGCGAGGCACAGCACTACTGCCCGAACGAACATGCCTGCCCGCCACAGATCATGCGTAGGATCGAGCACTTCGTAAGCCGCAAGGCCATGGATATCGACGGGCTGGGCGGGGAGACCGTGGAGGCTTTGTTCCGAGCGGACCTGATCCACAATGTGGCCGATCTCTACGACCTAAAGCAGGAGCATCTCCTCGATCTGGGCAAAGGCTGGGGCGAGCGCAGCACCCAATTGATCGTCGACGGGATAGCGGCCAGCAGGACCGTGCCCTTTGAGCGGGTGCTCTTCGCCTTGGGCATCCGCCACGTGGGGGAGACGGTCGCGAAAAAGATCGCACGGGCCGTGGGAAGCATCGATCGGCTTGCCGATATGACCTCGGAAGAACTGACCGCCGTGGATGAGGTCGGGACGGTGGTAGCAGCCAGTATCCTGGATTTCTTCAGCGCAGAAGGAAACAGGGCCATTATTCAACGGCTCCGTGAAGCCGGGCTGGAATTGGCCATGGACATCACCGCCGCCCGTCCCCAAGGTGACCGCCTCAAAGGATCATCTTTCGTGGTCTCAGGGGTTTTTGAGACCTTCACGCGGGATGGCATCAAGGAGGCCATCGAAGAAAACGGTGGAAAAGTGAGCGGTTCTATCAGTAAGAAAACGAGCTTTGTGGTCGCGGGCGCCGATATGGGTCCGGCGAAACGGGCAAAAGCCGAGGAACTGGGAGTGAAAGTGATCGACGAGGTTGAATTCAAGCGGATGATAGAGGCATGA
- the prmC gene encoding peptide chain release factor N(5)-glutamine methyltransferase, with protein MSLRTDTCTVQAFLDEHREALIAVHGPTEARAMLRAVFQDRLALAFPESEPERLLTPEELASLQEPLERLRAGGPLQYVLGHVDFHGLRIAVDPRVLIPRPETEELVDRIIRSSAQPPATIVDIGTGSGCIALALKKAFPQAKVVGVDISPSALELARANAQANALEVEWTACDALGPELAPLLKKVRSSGGMHVVSNPPYVPFSDKASMQDQVLRHEPHLALFVEDADPQLFYRAISAASASAMGQGDVLWFEVHYRHAHDTMAVVKAAGFEEAKLIKDLSGNPRFIRAQR; from the coding sequence ATGTCACTCCGCACGGACACCTGTACCGTCCAAGCCTTCTTGGACGAGCACCGCGAAGCCTTGATAGCCGTTCATGGGCCGACAGAGGCACGTGCCATGCTCCGTGCTGTTTTTCAGGACCGGCTCGCTTTGGCCTTTCCGGAATCGGAGCCGGAGCGCCTGCTGACCCCGGAGGAGCTGGCATCACTGCAGGAGCCGCTGGAACGTTTGCGGGCCGGCGGACCGCTCCAATATGTGCTCGGCCATGTGGATTTTCACGGACTGCGCATCGCTGTGGATCCACGGGTATTGATCCCGCGCCCGGAGACAGAGGAACTGGTGGACCGCATCATCCGTTCTTCTGCCCAACCTCCTGCGACCATTGTTGACATCGGCACCGGCAGCGGCTGTATCGCCTTGGCGTTGAAGAAGGCCTTCCCGCAGGCGAAGGTGGTCGGCGTGGATATCAGTCCTTCCGCTTTGGAGCTGGCACGGGCCAATGCACAGGCGAACGCGCTGGAGGTGGAGTGGACCGCGTGCGACGCACTCGGGCCGGAGCTGGCGCCTTTGCTGAAGAAGGTACGGTCGTCCGGTGGAATGCACGTAGTGTCCAATCCGCCGTACGTCCCCTTTAGCGACAAAGCTTCCATGCAGGATCAGGTGCTTCGCCATGAGCCGCACCTCGCACTTTTCGTGGAGGATGCCGATCCCCAGCTGTTCTATCGCGCCATCTCCGCCGCATCCGCTTCCGCCATGGGGCAAGGGGATGTGCTCTGGTTCGAGGTCCACTATCGCCATGCGCACGATACCATGGCTGTTGTGAAGGCCGCCGGTTTTGAAGAGGCAAAATTGATCAAAGACCTTTCCGGAAACCCGCGGTTCATTCGCGCGCAGAGGTGA
- a CDS encoding SRPBCC family protein: MRALKTLLIILLAVVALAVILGLMGPKSSTVSRSVVIHAKAPTVFAHANSLQHMQEWSPWSKKDTDMEVTYSGEEGMVGQTSTWSGNADVGKGKQEITAMVPDRNVDLDLTFIEPFAAVAKADLDLEAMGDSTKATWTFSGENGFFSRIFLMFNDMDKMVGPDFQDGLLQLKALSETDAVNMAAEDAAKTYRGYRIETVERPEMTYAGKRDVVKWEKLGAYFGKVFPQSAQAVEKANVGMAGAPSALYYKWDTVGHQADVFAGVPIQAASDVKVPGCEIVTVPAGKALMIVHTGRLDGTGTAHEAMDDMMTAKGLHLRFAAVEEYVTDPAQEPDTSKWVTNICYPVE, translated from the coding sequence ATGAGAGCACTTAAAACACTTTTGATCATCCTCCTTGCCGTTGTGGCCTTGGCGGTGATCTTGGGCTTGATGGGCCCGAAAAGTTCCACGGTTTCCCGGTCCGTAGTGATCCATGCCAAGGCCCCGACCGTATTCGCACATGCCAACTCTTTGCAACACATGCAGGAGTGGAGCCCATGGAGTAAGAAAGACACGGACATGGAGGTCACCTATTCCGGTGAGGAGGGCATGGTGGGCCAGACCAGCACGTGGTCCGGGAATGCTGATGTAGGCAAGGGAAAGCAAGAGATCACTGCGATGGTCCCGGACAGGAACGTGGACCTGGATCTCACCTTCATCGAACCGTTTGCGGCGGTGGCCAAGGCCGATCTTGACCTGGAGGCCATGGGTGACAGCACCAAGGCCACGTGGACCTTCTCCGGTGAAAATGGCTTCTTCAGCCGGATCTTCCTGATGTTCAATGATATGGACAAGATGGTAGGACCCGATTTTCAGGACGGACTTCTGCAGTTGAAAGCCCTTTCCGAGACTGATGCGGTGAACATGGCGGCCGAGGACGCTGCCAAGACCTATCGCGGATACCGGATCGAGACGGTGGAGCGTCCTGAGATGACCTACGCGGGCAAGCGGGACGTGGTGAAGTGGGAAAAGCTCGGAGCCTACTTCGGAAAAGTGTTCCCACAGTCCGCACAAGCGGTGGAGAAAGCCAATGTGGGAATGGCCGGGGCACCGAGCGCGCTGTATTACAAATGGGACACGGTGGGCCACCAGGCCGATGTCTTTGCCGGCGTTCCCATTCAAGCGGCCTCTGACGTGAAGGTACCCGGATGTGAGATCGTGACCGTGCCGGCCGGCAAAGCGCTGATGATCGTCCATACCGGTCGATTGGACGGGACGGGGACCGCACATGAGGCGATGGACGATATGATGACGGCGAAGGGATTACATCTGCGCTTTGCGGCGGTGGAGGAGTACGTCACCGACCCTGCTCAGGAGCCGGATACTTCGAAGTGGGTAACGAACATCTGCTATCCTGTGGAATAG
- a CDS encoding DUF853 family protein, with protein sequence MPTIADLTAAMQAGYTFKGDTIELGGPLFNGECPPGTTVKLPLKMMNRHGLIAGATGTGKTKTLQVLAEQLSLKGVPTLLMDIKGDLSGIAAPAEGNPKIDARQQKMGIAWEPLTLPVELLSLSMEPGAQLRATTSEFGPVLLSRILELNDTQSSVLSLIFKYCDDKGWPLLDIKDLRSMLIYTTGDGKDDIAKEYGQVSGASVSTIMRKLIELEQQGADTFFGERSFDPADMLKLRDGKGVIHIVRLTDIQDRPRLFSTFMLCLLAEIYSTFPEVGDADKPKLVIFIDEAHLIFDNATKPLLDQIESIIKLIRSKGVGIYFCTQDPSDVPDSVLGQLGMKVQHALRAFTAKDRTTIKRTAQNYPLTDFYNSEELLTSMGIGEAMMTVLGDKGMPTPLAHTLVRAPGTRMDILTPDELKALVAKSELAPKYNEVIDRESAAEILEKRLKEHQERGPDSKETPTKKNKATKEEPGVLDKISKNTMVRQLGRTALRELTRGLLGVLGVKSRR encoded by the coding sequence ATGCCCACCATCGCCGATCTCACCGCCGCCATGCAGGCGGGCTACACCTTCAAAGGAGATACCATCGAGCTTGGCGGCCCGCTCTTCAACGGCGAATGCCCCCCCGGCACCACCGTGAAATTGCCACTGAAGATGATGAACCGGCACGGCCTCATCGCCGGTGCCACCGGAACGGGTAAAACGAAAACGCTCCAAGTTCTCGCTGAGCAGCTTTCCCTAAAAGGCGTGCCCACGTTGCTGATGGACATCAAGGGCGACCTCAGTGGCATCGCTGCACCGGCGGAAGGGAATCCCAAGATCGATGCACGACAGCAGAAGATGGGCATCGCGTGGGAACCCCTCACTCTGCCTGTGGAACTGCTCAGCCTCAGCATGGAACCCGGCGCGCAGCTCCGCGCCACCACCAGCGAGTTCGGCCCGGTGCTTTTGAGCCGGATCCTCGAGCTGAACGACACGCAGAGCAGCGTGCTGTCCCTGATCTTCAAGTATTGCGATGACAAAGGCTGGCCGCTGCTGGACATCAAGGACCTGCGCAGCATGCTCATCTACACCACCGGCGATGGCAAGGACGACATCGCGAAGGAGTATGGCCAGGTGAGCGGCGCTTCTGTCAGCACCATCATGCGCAAACTGATCGAGCTGGAGCAGCAAGGCGCGGACACGTTCTTCGGTGAACGCAGCTTCGACCCGGCGGACATGCTGAAGCTCCGCGATGGCAAGGGCGTGATCCACATCGTGCGCCTCACGGACATCCAGGACCGGCCGCGCCTTTTCAGCACCTTTATGCTTTGCCTGCTGGCGGAGATCTACTCCACCTTCCCCGAAGTGGGCGACGCCGACAAGCCGAAGCTCGTGATCTTCATCGATGAGGCCCACCTGATCTTCGACAACGCCACGAAGCCCTTGCTGGACCAGATCGAAAGCATCATCAAATTGATCCGCTCCAAGGGCGTGGGCATCTACTTCTGCACGCAGGATCCCAGCGATGTGCCGGACAGTGTGCTCGGCCAGCTCGGCATGAAAGTGCAGCACGCCCTCCGTGCCTTCACAGCGAAGGACCGCACCACCATCAAGAGGACCGCGCAGAACTACCCGCTCACCGACTTTTACAATTCCGAAGAACTGCTCACCTCCATGGGCATCGGCGAGGCCATGATGACGGTGCTCGGCGACAAGGGCATGCCCACTCCGCTCGCGCATACGCTGGTCCGCGCACCCGGAACACGCATGGACATCCTAACGCCCGACGAGCTGAAAGCCCTTGTCGCCAAGAGCGAGCTGGCGCCGAAGTACAATGAGGTGATCGATCGGGAGAGTGCGGCGGAGATCCTCGAAAAACGCTTGAAGGAACATCAAGAAAGGGGACCGGATTCGAAAGAAACGCCGACCAAGAAGAATAAAGCGACGAAGGAGGAACCCGGCGTGCTGGACAAGATCAGCAAGAACACCATGGTCCGGCAGCTCGGCCGCACCGCATTGCGCGAACTCACCCGCGGGCTACTGGGTGTGCTGGGCGTGAAGTCCCGCCGATGA
- a CDS encoding metal-dependent hydrolase, protein MKLTYYGHSCIGIQTGDAQLLFDPFISGNPLAKAIDMEKIPATHVLLSHGHGDHVADAQAILKRTGAMLVSNAEICSWYEAKGIKHATPMNIGGEADLGSFRVRLTVAQHSSTMPDGGSGGDPCGFVIRTGEGNIHHAGDTGLMLDMQLLKRYSLRFACLPIGDNYTMGYADAVEAARYMGVNTVVGMHYNTFPAITIDIEAAKTAFAAANINLLLPAIGETIEP, encoded by the coding sequence ATGAAACTCACCTACTACGGACATAGCTGCATCGGCATACAGACCGGTGATGCGCAGTTGCTGTTCGACCCCTTCATTAGCGGCAATCCTTTGGCGAAGGCGATCGACATGGAAAAGATCCCTGCCACGCACGTGCTCCTCTCCCACGGCCACGGCGATCATGTGGCCGATGCCCAAGCCATCCTCAAGCGCACGGGGGCCATGTTGGTGAGCAACGCGGAGATCTGTTCCTGGTACGAGGCCAAAGGCATCAAACACGCCACCCCGATGAACATCGGCGGAGAGGCGGACCTTGGCTCTTTCCGTGTGCGCCTCACCGTGGCACAGCACAGCAGCACCATGCCCGACGGTGGTTCCGGCGGGGACCCGTGCGGCTTCGTCATCCGCACCGGCGAGGGCAACATCCACCACGCGGGCGACACCGGCCTGATGCTGGACATGCAACTGCTCAAGCGCTACAGCCTTCGCTTCGCCTGCCTGCCCATCGGCGACAACTATACCATGGGCTATGCGGACGCGGTTGAAGCCGCACGCTACATGGGCGTGAACACCGTGGTGGGCATGCACTACAACACCTTCCCGGCGATCACCATCGACATCGAAGCCGCCAAGACCGCCTTCGCCGCGGCCAATATCAACCTGCTCCTTCCCGCCATCGGGGAGACCATTGAACCCTGA
- a CDS encoding ParA family protein translates to MAKIIAIVNQKGGVGKTTTAINLAACLGILERRTLIVDADPQANATSGTGLDPRETQSSIYESIVNGAPAKDVIQTTDNPNLDILPGSIDLVGAEIEMIDMEEREHRMKKVLDPLRELYDFIIIDCSPSLGLVTVNALVAADSVIVPVQCEYFALEGLGKLLNTIKIIQQRLNPELMIEGMLLTMYDSRLRLANQVVEEVKTHFQQLVFDTVIHRNVALGEAPSHGQTIIMHDASSKGAVNYLNLAREVLQKNDLTRIKEQERTIAIAEEQ, encoded by the coding sequence ATGGCCAAGATCATCGCCATCGTCAACCAGAAAGGTGGGGTCGGAAAGACCACCACCGCGATCAACCTCGCCGCTTGCTTAGGCATCCTCGAGCGGCGGACGCTGATCGTGGACGCGGATCCGCAGGCCAACGCTACCAGCGGCACCGGCCTGGACCCGCGCGAGACCCAGTCCAGCATTTATGAGAGCATCGTCAACGGCGCCCCGGCAAAGGATGTGATCCAGACCACCGACAACCCGAACCTCGATATCCTGCCCGGCTCCATCGACTTAGTGGGCGCGGAGATCGAGATGATCGACATGGAGGAGCGCGAGCACCGCATGAAGAAAGTACTGGACCCGCTGCGCGAACTGTACGACTTCATCATCATCGATTGCTCACCGTCCCTCGGCTTGGTGACGGTGAACGCACTAGTGGCCGCGGACAGCGTGATCGTACCTGTGCAATGCGAGTACTTCGCTCTGGAAGGACTTGGCAAATTGCTGAACACCATCAAGATCATCCAACAGCGCCTGAACCCGGAACTGATGATCGAGGGCATGTTGCTCACGATGTACGATAGCCGCCTTCGCTTGGCCAACCAAGTGGTTGAAGAGGTGAAGACGCACTTCCAGCAGCTGGTGTTCGACACAGTGATCCACCGCAACGTGGCCTTGGGCGAAGCGCCGAGCCATGGGCAGACGATCATCATGCACGACGCCAGCAGCAAGGGCGCGGTGAACTACCTGAACCTGGCCCGCGAGGTCCTCCAGAAAAATGACCTGACGCGCATCAAGGAACAAGAGCGCACCATCGCCATCGCCGAGGAACAATGA
- a CDS encoding ParB/RepB/Spo0J family partition protein produces MSKKRGLGRGLSALLEDPGTDITARHPVQDPSAQRVAGNTAGIPVSQIEPNPFQPRTVFAPEAILELAQSIKELGIIQPVTVRKLGYDRYQLISGERRFRASQVAGLEMIPAYIRIANDESMLEMALVENIQREELDAIEVAISFQRLLDEVHLTQEGLSEKVGKDRATVANYLRLLKLPPEIQLGLRQRQIGMGHARALITIGDPQKQAELYRRIVESQLSVRQVEELAREDKRPAGRGSSTGKKLSATRHKDLGKELSNMFGTRVAVKQADAGKGRIEIAFRNDEELERIKRLLESR; encoded by the coding sequence ATGAGCAAAAAACGAGGCCTTGGGCGCGGATTGAGCGCCCTGCTGGAAGACCCCGGCACGGACATCACCGCGCGACATCCGGTACAAGACCCGAGTGCCCAACGCGTGGCGGGCAACACGGCGGGAATACCGGTATCGCAGATCGAACCGAACCCGTTCCAGCCACGCACTGTCTTCGCTCCGGAAGCCATTCTGGAGCTGGCACAGAGCATCAAGGAGCTGGGTATCATCCAGCCCGTCACCGTGCGCAAGTTGGGCTACGACCGCTACCAGCTCATCAGCGGCGAGCGCCGTTTCCGTGCTTCACAGGTGGCCGGCCTGGAAATGATCCCCGCGTACATCCGCATCGCCAACGACGAGAGCATGCTGGAAATGGCGCTGGTGGAGAACATTCAGCGCGAAGAGCTCGATGCCATCGAAGTGGCCATCAGTTTCCAACGGCTGCTCGATGAAGTACACCTGACGCAAGAAGGACTGAGCGAAAAAGTCGGCAAGGACCGCGCGACCGTCGCGAACTACCTGCGCCTGCTGAAACTTCCTCCGGAGATCCAACTGGGCCTTCGCCAACGGCAGATCGGCATGGGCCATGCCCGGGCTTTGATCACCATCGGCGATCCCCAAAAACAAGCCGAGCTCTACCGCCGGATCGTGGAAAGCCAGCTTTCCGTGCGCCAAGTGGAGGAACTCGCCCGTGAGGACAAACGCCCTGCGGGACGTGGATCCTCCACCGGCAAGAAGCTAAGCGCCACGCGGCACAAAGACCTCGGCAAAGAACTTTCCAACATGTTCGGCACGCGCGTAGCCGTGAAGCAGGCGGACGCTGGCAAAGGACGCATTGAGATCGCCTTCCGCAACGACGAGGAACTGGAGCGGATAAAGCGCTTGCTGGAGAGTCGTTGA
- the ribD gene encoding bifunctional diaminohydroxyphosphoribosylaminopyrimidine deaminase/5-amino-6-(5-phosphoribosylamino)uracil reductase RibD yields MEHATWMQRCLQLAANGAGSVAPNPMVGAVLVQGDRILAEGWHRAHGGPHAEVECLYTFGDGAIPADAMMYVSLEPCSHTGLTPPCADLLIARGLRTVVVGCTDPDPRVAGQGIVTLRGAGIAVITDVLGEKCRWQNRRFITSVEQQRPYIILKWARSSDGFLDQHPRKGRAVQRISSFTSDVLMHRWRSEEQAIMVGSRTVLNDDPRLNVRHVAGRSPMRVVLDRYAASPTASKVFTDGAPTLLFTAQKRTDVEVEQVVIAPESDPLSTLLKELHRRKVRSVLVEGGGELLGHFIAAGLWDEAREIVSDVLLQQGTAAPRMTTTPLRSFTSGSDHIHLYTRTEAPDPAWHW; encoded by the coding sequence ATGGAGCATGCCACATGGATGCAACGTTGCTTGCAGCTGGCCGCTAACGGTGCGGGATCGGTGGCACCCAATCCCATGGTGGGCGCGGTGCTCGTGCAGGGCGACCGCATCCTTGCCGAAGGCTGGCACCGCGCACATGGCGGACCGCATGCCGAGGTGGAGTGCCTGTACACGTTCGGTGATGGCGCGATCCCGGCGGATGCCATGATGTACGTGTCCCTGGAACCCTGTTCACACACCGGCCTCACACCTCCTTGCGCGGACCTGTTGATCGCACGCGGCCTCCGCACCGTGGTGGTGGGTTGCACCGATCCCGATCCGCGCGTGGCCGGCCAAGGCATCGTCACGCTTCGCGGAGCGGGCATCGCCGTGATCACCGATGTGCTGGGTGAAAAATGCCGATGGCAGAACCGGCGTTTCATTACTTCCGTGGAACAACAACGTCCTTACATCATTCTGAAATGGGCGCGTTCCTCGGACGGCTTCCTCGATCAACATCCACGCAAGGGCCGCGCAGTACAGCGCATCAGCTCGTTCACTTCGGACGTGCTCATGCACCGCTGGCGCAGCGAGGAGCAGGCCATCATGGTGGGCAGCCGCACCGTGTTGAATGATGACCCACGGCTCAACGTTCGGCACGTGGCCGGGCGTTCGCCGATGCGCGTGGTGCTGGACCGGTACGCGGCTTCCCCTACGGCCTCCAAGGTCTTCACAGATGGTGCTCCTACCCTGCTCTTCACCGCGCAGAAGCGCACGGACGTGGAAGTGGAACAGGTGGTGATCGCGCCCGAAAGCGATCCGTTGTCGACACTGCTGAAGGAGTTGCATCGTCGCAAGGTGCGTTCCGTTCTGGTAGAAGGCGGCGGTGAACTGCTGGGGCATTTCATCGCTGCGGGTCTGTGGGATGAAGCCCGTGAGATCGTCAGCGACGTGCTCCTGCAACAGGGAACAGCCGCACCGAGGATGACCACCACTCCATTGCGATCGTTCACCTCGGGCAGTGATCACATCCACCTGTACACGCGTACGGAAGCACCTGACCCCGCATGGCATTGGTGA
- a CDS encoding DMT family transporter has translation MALVMLSALFGAVLFVFFKLFDRRKVPLLPAIVVNYLVAFLFGLVYSKPWAAGDISLLWMPSALQGGLFILLFQLIGLASQRIGISPTTVASKMSLALTVLITVLIFREQPSALAWSGIALAVLGVTFSSWGGGTRGAKGWWLLPVIFFASAISDVLINAAQRTRVTPMTEAVFPTMIFGFAALFGLGWLVFRTDRVALLHPRTWFWGALLGGVNYGSIYFLVLALSRGGLQASIVFPLANVGVILIGTAASVVLFKERLHLVHWVGIALSIVALCLIISAPA, from the coding sequence ATGGCATTGGTGATGCTCTCCGCGCTGTTCGGCGCGGTGCTCTTCGTCTTCTTCAAGCTCTTCGACAGGCGGAAGGTCCCGCTACTGCCGGCCATTGTGGTGAACTACTTAGTGGCGTTCCTTTTCGGCCTCGTTTACTCTAAGCCGTGGGCTGCGGGCGACATCAGCCTGTTGTGGATGCCTTCGGCATTGCAAGGCGGGCTCTTCATCCTGCTCTTTCAGTTGATCGGTCTTGCATCGCAGCGGATCGGCATATCCCCCACTACCGTGGCCAGTAAGATGAGCCTCGCCCTTACCGTGTTGATCACGGTCCTCATCTTCCGCGAACAGCCTTCTGCACTGGCGTGGAGCGGCATCGCACTTGCCGTGCTGGGCGTCACTTTCAGCAGTTGGGGCGGCGGCACGCGCGGCGCGAAAGGCTGGTGGTTGCTCCCGGTGATCTTCTTCGCCAGCGCCATCAGCGACGTGCTGATCAATGCCGCGCAACGCACCCGTGTCACGCCGATGACCGAAGCGGTCTTCCCCACGATGATCTTCGGCTTCGCCGCGCTCTTCGGCCTGGGCTGGCTGGTTTTTCGAACGGACCGCGTCGCGCTTCTCCATCCGCGCACTTGGTTCTGGGGTGCGCTGTTGGGCGGTGTGAACTACGGCTCCATCTACTTCCTGGTACTGGCGCTCTCACGTGGCGGTCTGCAGGCGAGCATCGTATTCCCGCTGGCGAACGTGGGCGTGATCCTCATCGGCACAGCCGCGTCCGTCGTGTTGTTCAAGGAGCGTCTCCACTTGGTGCATTGGGTGGGCATCGCACTCTCGATCGTTGCGCTCTGCCTCATCATTTCAGCACCGGCATGA